The sequence below is a genomic window from Ottowia sp. SB7-C50.
CCATCCGCGACGCGGGCGGCGCCGAGATTGCACGCGGGCTGGCCAATTACTCCAGCGCCGAGGCACGCCTGCTGTGCCGCAAGCCGTCCAGCGACATCCGAGCGCTGCTGGGCTACGCGGCCGAGCCGGAAATGGTGCACCGGGACAATCTGGTGATGGCGCGCCAGAAATGATGCGATGCGGCCCTGTGCGCCTTATCTGCGTCGCAGCCAGCTATCAATAGTAGAGCGACTGGTTGCCCGACTTGAGCTGCCGCACCATCTCGGCCGGCGTCTCGCGCAGTGTCGTGCCCATGCACATGCCGCCTTGCGCCAGCCGCCCCGGGTGCTGCACCAGCACGCCCGACTGCCCGCGCATGCTGTTCCAGCGGTCGTCGCTGTTGGGCGACCACTCGCTGCCCTGCACCTGGCGCGCGTAGATGCGGTATTCGCCGGTGGCGCACCGGATGCCTTCGTAGCTGGCGTTGACCGCCGACGGCCCGCGCGCCACCACCACGTAGCGCACGATGCCCGTCTGCTGGTTGATGCGGATGGTGGCCGGATCGACGCCCATGCGCACCGTGGAGCCGCGCGGCATGTCGATCTCGACCAGCCCCTGCGTGCTGTAGGCCGGCGGGGGCGGAGGGACGTCCTCCTTCCAGTCGGCGCGATCCAGGTCGGCGTACTGGGCGCTGGCCAAGCCGCATGCCGCGAACAGGCAGGCCGCCAGCAGCGGCAGCGCGCCCGCCTTCCAGGCCCGGGCGGGGACGTTCATGAATCGTCCCGCGGCGCGAAAGGCGCGCGCGGCAGGCCGTCCAGCACGGCGCCGGGCGGCAGGGCGATGGAGGGCGGTGCCGACCGCTCCTGCGTGTGGATGGGCGCGAAGTCGCCCGCTTCGCGCGAGCGCATGCCGCCGCGCAGGTAGCGGTTGCGGTGCTCCTGGCGCGGCAGGAACCGCGCCAGCTCGGTCAACGCCATTTCGTAGACGCCGCGCTTGAACTCGACCACCACGTCCAGCGGCACCCAGTAGTCGTTCCAGCGCCAGGCGTCGAACTCGGGGTGGCTGGTGGCGCGCAGGTTCAGGTTCCAGTCCGGCGTCATCAGCTGCAGCAGATACCAGATCTGCTTCTGACCCCGGTAGTGGCCGCGTGCGTCGCGGCGGATGAACCGGTCTGGCACCTCGTAGCGCAACCAATCACGCGTCCGGGCCACGATCCGCACATGCTCCGGCTGCAAGCCGACTTCCTCGTGCAGTTCGCGGTACATCGCCTGTTCAGGGGATTCACCCCGGTCGATGCCACCTTGCGGAAACTGCCAGGAATGGGTACGTATCCGTTTGCCCCAAAATACCTGATTTTTCTGGTTGAGCAGGATGATGCCGACGTTCGGGCGAAAGCCTTCCCGGTCAAGCATAATCAAACCCCAAATTCAATAAGTTGCAACCATTATGCACCGCGCGCCTTGCGCGGCAAGTGGGCACAAACCCCATGCACGGTGTGGATGCACACGCCGCCCTCCCGATGAAAGCCTCCCAGTTCTATATCAGCACCCTGAAGGAAGCCCCCGCCGATGCCGAAATCATGAGCCATCGCCTCATGATGCGGGCCGGCATGATCAAGAAACTGGGCGCCGGCATCTACACCTACATGCCGATGGGGCTGCGCGTGATCCGCAAGGTCGAAGCCATCGTGCGCGAGGAAATGAACCGCGCCGGCGCCGTCGAATGCGTGATGCCGGTGGTGCAGCCGGGCGAGCTGTGGAGCGAGAGCGGCCGCTTCCAGACCATGGGGCCTGAACTGCTGCGCGTGCAGGACCGCCACGAGCGCGACTTCGTCATCCAGCCCACCAGCGAAGAGGCGGTGACCGACATCGCCCGCCAGGACTTGCGCAGCTACAAGCAGTTGCCCAAGAACCTGTACCAGATCCAGACCAAGTTCCGTGATGAGCGCCGCCCACGCTTCGGCCTGATGCGGGGGCGCGAATTCATCATGAAGGACGCCTACAGCTTCGACCGCGACGAGGCCGGTGCCAAGCAGAGCTACCAGAAGATGGCCGCCGCCTACCGCGCCATCTTCGACCGCTTTGGCCTGACGTATCGCGCGGTGGCG
It includes:
- a CDS encoding RNA pyrophosphohydrolase, which codes for MLDREGFRPNVGIILLNQKNQVFWGKRIRTHSWQFPQGGIDRGESPEQAMYRELHEEVGLQPEHVRIVARTRDWLRYEVPDRFIRRDARGHYRGQKQIWYLLQLMTPDWNLNLRATSHPEFDAWRWNDYWVPLDVVVEFKRGVYEMALTELARFLPRQEHRNRYLRGGMRSREAGDFAPIHTQERSAPPSIALPPGAVLDGLPRAPFAPRDDS
- a CDS encoding CNP1-like family protein, which encodes MNVPARAWKAGALPLLAACLFAACGLASAQYADLDRADWKEDVPPPPPAYSTQGLVEIDMPRGSTVRMGVDPATIRINQQTGIVRYVVVARGPSAVNASYEGIRCATGEYRIYARQVQGSEWSPNSDDRWNSMRGQSGVLVQHPGRLAQGGMCMGTTLRETPAEMVRQLKSGNQSLYY